One Glycine max cultivar Williams 82 chromosome 6, Glycine_max_v4.0, whole genome shotgun sequence DNA segment encodes these proteins:
- the LOC100806697 gene encoding dof zinc finger protein DOF5.6, translating into MGLSSLHVCMDSSDHWLQGTIHEESGMDSSSSPSGDMLTCSRPMIERRLRPPHDLALKCPRCESTHTKFCYYNNYSLSQPRYFCKTCRRYWTKGGTLRNIPVGGGCRKNKKVSAKKSNNDHQLVNNNNSPTQPPPSSSYHHHSHPKDLQLSSFPDVQFSHLSNLLGTNIANPSFMEGKYGIGMIENPRPIDFMMESKLEGIIGSGSSSRNNFDFFGNSDMSMGMTSVGLGDMNSTQNGLPPNFHHHGLSAFGGMSMSMSLDHGNNNNNSGGNGGSNNYLMDSCQRLMLPYASSNEDHNAPIDVKPNPKQLLSLEWQDQGCSDAGKDSFGYLNGPGSWTGMMNGYGSSTTNPLV; encoded by the exons ATGGGTCTATCTTCTTTGCACGTCTGCATGGATTCATCAGATCATTGGTTGCAG GGCACAATTCACGAGGAGTCTGGGatggattcttcttcttcaccctCTGGGGACATGCTTACATGCTCAAGGCCCATGATAGAGAGGAGGCTAAGACCCCCCCATGACCTTGCCCTAAAGTGCCCTAGGTGTGAGTCAACCCACACCAAGTTCTGCTACTACAACAACTACAGTCTCTCTCAGCCAAGGTACTTCTGCAAGACCTGCAGAAGGTACTGGACCAAAGGTGGCACTCTTAGGAACATTCCTGTTGGTGGTGGCTGcagaaagaacaaaaaagtcTCTGCCAAAAAATCCAATAATGACCACCAATTAgttaacaacaacaatagcccAACACAGCCTCCACCCTCCTCCTCCTACCACCACCACAGCCACCCCAAAGACCTTCAACTTTCCTCCTTCCCAGATGTGCAATTTTCCCACCTCAGCAACTTGCTTGGGACCAATATTGCAAACCCTAGTTTCATGGAGGGCAAATATGGAATTGGCATGATTGAGAACCCTAGGCCTATTGACTTCATGATGGAGAGCAAGCTGGAGGGCATAATTGGGAGCGGTAGTAGTTCTaggaataattttgatttttttggaaatagTGACATGTCTATGGGTATGACTAGTGTTGGGCTGGGAGATATGAATAGTACTCAAAATGGGTTGCCACCAAATTTTCATCATCATGGTCTTTCAGCATTTGGTGGCATGTCTATGTCTATGTCCCTTGATCatggcaacaacaacaataacagtGGCGGCAATGGTGGTAGTAATAACTACTTAATGGACTCTTGCCAGCGTTTGATGCTGCCGTATGCCAGCAGCAATGAGGACCATAATGCCCCTATTGATGTGAAGCCAAACCCTAAACAGCTATTGTCCCTTGAATGGCAAGACCAGGGTTGCTCTGATGCGGGAAAAGACTCATTTGGGTATCTCAACGGCCCAGGATCATGGACTGGCATGATGAACGGCTATGGATCTTCCACCACAAACCCTTTGGTCTAA